The proteins below come from a single Rhodococcus sp. WMMA185 genomic window:
- a CDS encoding IclR family transcriptional regulator, with product MRQHSGIGVLDKAVGVLRAVAEKPCSLTELCSRTGLPRATAHRLAVGLEVHRLLTRDSDGLWCPGPGLAELAATANDPLVAAAALVLPRLREITGESVQLYRREGIQRVCVASMEPPTGLRDTVLVGARLTMSAGSGAKVLLAWADPQTQRAVLADAAFSERTLLEVRRRGWAQSAAEREPGVASVSAPVRDASGAVVAAISVSGPIDRMGKRPGARWAADLLAAAEALHKRL from the coding sequence ATGAGACAGCATAGCGGCATCGGGGTTCTTGACAAGGCGGTGGGCGTACTGCGGGCGGTGGCCGAGAAGCCCTGCAGCCTCACAGAACTGTGCTCGAGAACCGGACTCCCCCGGGCCACTGCCCACCGGCTGGCCGTCGGGCTCGAGGTCCATCGCCTTCTCACCCGGGACTCCGACGGCCTGTGGTGCCCCGGCCCCGGACTCGCCGAACTCGCCGCGACCGCCAACGATCCACTTGTCGCGGCGGCGGCCCTCGTACTCCCCCGTCTGCGCGAAATCACCGGTGAGAGCGTGCAGTTGTACCGCAGGGAAGGGATCCAGCGCGTCTGCGTGGCTTCAATGGAACCTCCCACAGGCCTTCGCGACACAGTTCTGGTCGGTGCACGGCTGACCATGAGTGCCGGTTCGGGCGCCAAGGTCCTGCTCGCCTGGGCCGACCCACAAACTCAGCGGGCCGTGCTCGCAGACGCGGCGTTCAGCGAGCGCACCCTGCTCGAGGTTCGCAGGCGTGGCTGGGCTCAGAGCGCTGCTGAACGGGAACCCGGGGTCGCCAGCGTGTCCGCACCCGTCCGGGATGCCTCCGGCGCTGTCGTCGCGGCGATCTCGGTATCCGGGCCCATCGACCGAATGGGAAAGCGACCCGGTGCCCGGTGGGCGGCCGATCTTCTCGCTGCAGCAGAAGCCTTGCACAAGAGACTCTGA
- the cofC gene encoding 2-phospho-L-lactate guanylyltransferase — protein sequence MSTATRSAAQRAHVLVAVKKLHAAKTRLSGVFDASDRSDLVLSMLHDTLAVVSDVDSVAGVTVVTPDLAVARLARSIGAGVYADPVHELTSYRPEVAEAEHSLNAALAAAAEHIRRSERLVDVVALQADLPSLREGEFGEALAAARFGGRSVVIDHHGTGTAALFSCDPSIPLDPRFGPGSARRHLDSGARPLEGHWPGLRTDVDTAEDLDAARALGVGPATRAALEALAPTTHSHCRNG from the coding sequence ATGAGCACTGCGACCCGTTCCGCAGCACAGCGCGCGCATGTACTGGTCGCCGTGAAGAAGCTTCACGCGGCCAAGACACGCCTGTCCGGAGTCTTCGATGCCTCCGACCGGAGCGATCTCGTGCTATCGATGCTGCACGACACCCTGGCCGTGGTGAGCGATGTCGATTCAGTCGCCGGAGTCACGGTGGTCACCCCGGACCTCGCGGTGGCCCGCCTTGCACGCAGCATTGGTGCGGGCGTCTACGCCGACCCGGTGCATGAGCTCACGAGTTACCGGCCGGAGGTCGCCGAGGCCGAACACAGCCTCAACGCGGCGCTGGCGGCGGCAGCAGAGCACATCCGTCGGTCGGAAAGGTTGGTGGACGTCGTCGCTTTGCAAGCCGACCTCCCCTCTTTGCGCGAGGGTGAGTTCGGCGAGGCGCTCGCCGCCGCGCGATTCGGTGGCAGATCCGTCGTCATTGATCATCACGGAACCGGAACTGCGGCGTTGTTCTCCTGCGACCCGTCGATTCCGCTCGATCCGCGATTCGGACCCGGTTCGGCCAGGCGGCACCTCGACTCGGGGGCACGCCCCCTCGAAGGCCATTGGCCCGGGCTTCGAACGGACGTCGATACAGCCGAAGACCTCGACGCGGCGCGCGCTCTCGGTGTCGGACCAGCCACGCGAGCAGCGCTCGAGGCCCTCGCACCCACTACACACTCGCACTGCAGAAACGGCTAG
- a CDS encoding NUDIX hydrolase, translated as MITSPDRPVKANIFAAGALLWRKSPRNPDEIEVAIIHRPKYEDWSFPKGKLDPGETAIVAALREVEEETGIRARLGRNLGALTYPIPGHRRLKRVEYWAAEACAGTFVPNNEVDELLWLPVPEVADQLSYPMDRKVLRRFTALPPDTATMLLVRHAKAGSRKRYQGEDNNRPLDSNGRKQADALVAQLEAFGATGVFSADRTRCTQTVEPLAHALGTTVRLEPSMCEESYASDPVATRTRARKIAALGGVQVICSQGGVIPDLLQWWADSDGISLPAARNRKASTWVLSLSGGKLVQADHIDSPLPPTRKD; from the coding sequence TTGATAACTTCACCCGATCGACCGGTCAAGGCCAACATCTTTGCCGCGGGGGCACTCCTGTGGCGGAAATCTCCCCGCAACCCCGACGAGATAGAAGTTGCGATCATTCATCGACCCAAATACGAAGACTGGTCGTTTCCGAAGGGCAAACTGGACCCTGGTGAGACTGCCATCGTCGCGGCACTTCGCGAGGTCGAAGAAGAGACCGGAATTCGTGCGCGCCTCGGTCGCAATCTCGGTGCGCTGACGTATCCCATTCCGGGACATCGGCGGTTGAAGCGAGTCGAGTATTGGGCTGCCGAAGCCTGCGCCGGAACTTTCGTCCCCAATAACGAGGTGGACGAATTGTTGTGGCTGCCCGTGCCTGAAGTCGCCGATCAGCTGTCGTATCCGATGGACCGCAAAGTGCTGCGACGGTTCACCGCGCTACCTCCCGACACCGCCACCATGCTGTTGGTGCGCCATGCAAAGGCTGGGAGCAGAAAGCGATACCAAGGAGAGGACAACAACCGGCCGCTGGACTCGAATGGCCGAAAGCAGGCGGACGCGCTGGTGGCACAACTCGAGGCGTTCGGGGCTACCGGGGTTTTTTCGGCCGATCGAACGCGGTGCACGCAGACGGTGGAACCGCTGGCGCACGCTCTGGGCACGACCGTGCGGCTCGAACCCTCGATGTGCGAAGAGAGCTACGCATCCGACCCCGTAGCCACCCGTACACGAGCACGCAAGATCGCCGCTCTCGGTGGAGTCCAGGTGATCTGCAGTCAGGGTGGCGTCATTCCCGATCTACTGCAGTGGTGGGCCGACAGCGACGGAATATCGCTGCCCGCTGCGCGCAACAGGAAAGCGAGCACATGGGTGTTGTCTCTATCGGGAGGCAAACTAGTGCAAGCCGATCACATCGACAGTCCGCTACCCCCCACTCGCAAAGACTGA
- a CDS encoding RNA degradosome polyphosphate kinase codes for MSHGEALDQQTNVKSGNGTHDGGIGMTEANVAPSQTTIPMAPPAATSAFAKALTDGLSDDRYLNRELSWLDFNSRVLALAEDPSLPLLERAKFLAIFASNLDEFFMVRVAGLKRRDETGLSVRSADGLSPREQLALIATRTQEISDKHARVFLDAVRPALAAEGISIIGWSDLTDDDRARLSVHFQEQIFPVLTPLAVDHAHPFPYISGLSLNLAVTVKDAATGGEHFARVKVPDNVGRFVRVRRDETPHSIDAFLPLEELISAHLNVLFPGMEIVEHHAFRITRNADFEVEEDRDEDLLQALERELARRRFGSPVRLEVADDMTDHMLELLLREMDVDPRDVIQVPGLLDLSSLWQVYAVDRPALKDAPFVPATHPAFGERETPKSVFSTLRDGDILVHHPYDSFSTSVQRFIEQAAADPQVLAIKQTLYRTSGDSPIVNALIDAAEAGKQVVALVEIKARFDEQANIKWARKLEHAGVHVVYGLVGLKTHCKTCLVVRREGSTIRRYCHIGTGNYNPKTARLYEDVGLLTAAPEIGADLTDLFNSLTGYSRKTHYRNLLVAPNGIRRGIIQRIDAEIGHHLRGESSGIRLKANALVDEQVIDALYRASMAGVSIEIVVRGICALKPGVPGLSENISVRSILGRFLEHSRVFHFLGADEYWIGSADMMHRNLDRRVEVMAQVKDPRLTNQIGGILDSALDPTTRCWVLQPDGRWVAAPARGEDVREHQVAMMRTRTGSGS; via the coding sequence GTGAGCCATGGTGAAGCACTCGATCAACAGACCAACGTCAAAAGCGGGAACGGAACGCACGACGGTGGGATCGGAATGACCGAAGCCAACGTAGCGCCGAGTCAGACGACCATTCCGATGGCACCGCCCGCGGCGACGAGTGCCTTCGCGAAGGCACTGACCGATGGCCTCTCCGACGACCGCTACCTCAACCGCGAACTCAGTTGGCTGGACTTCAATTCACGTGTCCTCGCGCTGGCCGAGGATCCGTCGCTTCCGCTGCTCGAGAGGGCCAAGTTCCTCGCGATCTTCGCCTCCAATCTCGACGAGTTCTTCATGGTCCGGGTCGCGGGCCTCAAGCGCCGCGACGAGACCGGGCTGTCTGTACGTTCTGCCGACGGTCTCTCGCCTCGCGAACAACTCGCTCTCATCGCCACTCGCACCCAGGAGATCTCGGACAAGCACGCTCGCGTGTTCCTAGACGCGGTGCGTCCTGCTCTTGCCGCCGAGGGCATCTCCATCATCGGATGGTCCGATCTCACCGACGACGACCGCGCGCGATTGTCGGTTCACTTCCAGGAGCAGATCTTTCCGGTCCTCACCCCCCTCGCTGTCGACCACGCGCATCCGTTCCCGTATATCAGCGGCCTCAGCCTCAATCTCGCGGTGACCGTCAAAGATGCGGCCACCGGCGGAGAACACTTCGCGCGAGTAAAGGTTCCGGACAACGTCGGACGGTTCGTCCGCGTCCGCCGCGACGAAACGCCGCACTCCATCGACGCGTTCTTGCCGCTGGAAGAATTGATCTCTGCTCATCTCAACGTGCTGTTCCCCGGCATGGAAATCGTGGAACACCACGCATTTCGTATCACGCGCAACGCCGACTTCGAAGTTGAGGAAGACCGCGACGAGGATCTCCTGCAGGCATTGGAACGCGAACTCGCACGCCGCCGATTCGGTTCTCCGGTGCGGCTCGAGGTTGCCGACGACATGACCGACCACATGCTCGAACTTCTCCTGCGTGAGATGGATGTCGATCCCCGTGACGTCATCCAGGTTCCGGGACTTCTGGATCTGTCCAGCCTCTGGCAGGTGTACGCCGTCGACCGACCGGCCCTCAAAGACGCCCCGTTCGTTCCGGCCACACATCCCGCCTTCGGCGAGCGAGAAACACCCAAGAGCGTCTTCTCGACTCTCCGCGACGGTGACATACTCGTCCACCACCCCTACGACTCGTTTTCGACGAGCGTTCAACGCTTCATAGAACAAGCCGCTGCCGACCCCCAGGTTCTCGCGATAAAGCAGACCCTCTACCGGACTTCGGGCGACTCACCCATCGTCAACGCGCTCATCGATGCTGCCGAGGCAGGCAAGCAGGTCGTAGCCCTGGTCGAGATCAAAGCCAGGTTCGACGAGCAAGCCAACATCAAATGGGCTCGTAAACTCGAACATGCGGGCGTACACGTGGTTTACGGACTCGTAGGTCTCAAGACTCACTGCAAGACCTGCCTCGTCGTCCGACGAGAGGGGTCCACGATCCGACGTTACTGCCACATCGGAACGGGCAACTACAACCCGAAAACGGCTCGACTGTATGAAGATGTCGGTCTGCTCACAGCGGCCCCCGAGATCGGGGCCGATCTCACTGATTTGTTCAATTCACTCACCGGATACTCACGGAAGACGCACTACCGCAACCTTCTCGTGGCCCCAAACGGGATACGCAGGGGAATAATCCAGCGCATCGACGCGGAAATTGGGCATCACCTGCGAGGGGAGTCTTCCGGAATCCGCTTGAAGGCCAATGCCTTGGTCGACGAGCAGGTTATCGACGCCCTCTATCGCGCCTCCATGGCCGGTGTCTCCATCGAAATCGTCGTCCGCGGGATCTGCGCGCTGAAGCCGGGTGTTCCGGGCCTGAGCGAGAACATCTCGGTGCGATCGATTCTCGGACGATTCCTCGAACATTCGCGTGTGTTCCACTTCCTCGGTGCCGACGAATACTGGATCGGCAGCGCCGACATGATGCACCGCAATCTCGACCGCCGTGTGGAGGTCATGGCACAGGTCAAGGATCCTCGACTCACCAACCAGATAGGCGGAATCCTGGACTCGGCACTGGATCCGACCACGCGTTGCTGGGTGCTCCAACCCGACGGTCGCTGGGTCGCAGCGCCGGCGCGCGGGGAAGACGTTCGTGAGCACCAGGTGGCGATGATGCGGACTCGAACGGGTAGCGGATCCTGA
- the gltX gene encoding glutamate--tRNA ligase: MTTSEVRVRFCPSPTGTPHVGLIRTALFNWAFARHNGGSFVFRIEDTDAARDSEESYQAIVDALRWLGLNWDEGPEVDGPHGPYRQSQRRDLHLDVVAKLLAAGEAYESFSTPEEVEERHKAAGRDPKLGYDNFDRDLTAEQRQAFLGEGRKPVVRLRMPDHDLAWVDLVRGETTFKAGTVPDFALTRGNGIPLYTLVNPVDDALMKITHVLRGEDLLSSTPRQLALYEALQRIGVADFTPQFGHLPFVMGQGNKKLSKRDPESDLFIHRDRGFIPEGLLNYLALLGWGISDDHDVFSLDEMVEAFDISKVNSNPARFDQKKADAINAEQIRKLEPADFTARLRTFLTAQGHLGESLDETVFATAAELVQTRIVVLSDAWGLLKFLFVDEADFEIDPAAAAKNLGPDAAPVLDAAIASLDVLKVWDAAALEGALKTALVDELGLKPRKAFAPVRVGITGSHISPPLYESMELLGRDTSLARLRSARAAIAA; encoded by the coding sequence ATGACCACAAGCGAAGTTCGTGTCCGTTTCTGCCCGTCGCCCACCGGAACCCCGCATGTGGGGCTCATACGAACGGCGTTGTTCAACTGGGCGTTTGCCCGACACAACGGCGGCTCGTTCGTATTCCGCATCGAAGACACCGACGCGGCCCGGGACAGCGAGGAGTCGTACCAGGCGATCGTGGACGCACTCCGTTGGCTCGGGTTGAACTGGGACGAGGGCCCGGAGGTCGATGGGCCGCACGGGCCCTACCGCCAGTCGCAGCGACGCGACCTACATCTGGATGTCGTGGCGAAACTGCTCGCTGCGGGTGAGGCGTACGAGTCCTTTTCGACGCCGGAGGAGGTCGAGGAACGGCACAAGGCGGCCGGCCGCGATCCCAAGCTGGGCTACGACAATTTCGACCGCGATCTGACTGCCGAGCAGCGGCAGGCGTTTCTCGGCGAAGGACGCAAGCCCGTTGTGCGGCTGCGGATGCCCGATCACGACCTGGCCTGGGTCGATCTGGTGCGCGGTGAGACGACATTCAAGGCGGGTACCGTGCCGGACTTCGCACTCACCCGAGGGAACGGAATTCCGCTCTACACGTTGGTCAATCCGGTCGATGATGCGTTGATGAAGATCACCCACGTGCTCCGGGGTGAGGACCTCCTGTCGTCCACGCCGAGGCAGCTTGCCCTCTACGAGGCTCTGCAGCGGATCGGGGTGGCGGATTTCACGCCACAGTTCGGCCATCTGCCGTTCGTGATGGGGCAAGGAAACAAGAAACTGTCCAAGCGAGATCCCGAGTCGGACCTCTTCATCCACCGCGACAGAGGGTTCATTCCAGAGGGTTTGTTGAACTACCTGGCATTGCTCGGCTGGGGTATTTCCGACGACCACGACGTGTTCTCGTTGGACGAGATGGTGGAGGCCTTCGATATCTCGAAGGTCAATTCCAATCCGGCCCGCTTCGATCAGAAGAAGGCCGATGCGATCAACGCCGAGCAGATCCGGAAGCTCGAACCTGCTGATTTCACGGCGCGCTTGCGCACTTTCCTGACGGCACAGGGCCACCTAGGGGAGTCGTTGGACGAGACCGTCTTCGCGACTGCCGCCGAGTTGGTCCAGACCCGCATCGTTGTTCTCTCGGACGCGTGGGGACTGCTGAAGTTCCTGTTCGTCGACGAGGCCGACTTCGAGATCGATCCGGCTGCTGCAGCCAAGAACCTCGGTCCCGACGCAGCACCCGTTCTCGATGCCGCAATCGCCTCTCTGGACGTCCTGAAGGTGTGGGATGCGGCCGCATTGGAAGGCGCACTCAAGACCGCTCTCGTGGATGAACTGGGCCTCAAGCCGCGCAAGGCATTCGCTCCGGTTCGGGTGGGTATCACCGGCTCGCACATCAGCCCGCCGTTGTACGAGTCGATGGAGTTGCTCGGGCGAGATACATCGCTGGCTCGGCTGCGTTCGGCACGCGCTGCCATCGCGGCCTAG
- a CDS encoding fumarylacetoacetate hydrolase family protein, whose translation MRLGRVASPDGVAFVSIEGEGESRTAKEIAEHPFGNPTFTGRSWPLADVRLLAPILASKVVCVGKNYAAHAAEMGGEAPADPVIFIKPNTSIVGPDAPIVLPSSSDEVHYEGELAVVIGRPCKDVPAAKALDVVLGYTAANDVSARDQQRKDGQWTRAKGHDTFCPLGPWIETQLDPSDVDITTEVDGEVKQRSNTSLLLHDIPKIIEWVSEVMTLLPGDVILTGTPEGVGPIVDGQSVSVTLGGIGTLTNPVVAKR comes from the coding sequence ATGCGTCTTGGTCGAGTGGCAAGTCCCGATGGTGTTGCGTTCGTCAGTATCGAAGGGGAAGGTGAGTCTCGGACGGCGAAGGAGATAGCTGAGCATCCCTTCGGCAATCCCACCTTCACCGGGCGCAGCTGGCCGCTCGCCGATGTACGACTGCTCGCCCCGATTCTGGCAAGCAAGGTTGTCTGCGTAGGGAAGAACTACGCCGCCCACGCGGCCGAGATGGGTGGCGAAGCGCCCGCCGATCCGGTGATATTCATCAAGCCGAATACGTCGATCGTCGGACCGGATGCTCCGATCGTCCTACCGAGCTCGTCCGACGAGGTTCACTACGAGGGTGAACTCGCTGTGGTCATCGGACGGCCCTGCAAGGACGTTCCCGCGGCGAAGGCACTCGACGTCGTGTTGGGATACACGGCGGCAAACGATGTGTCAGCGCGTGACCAGCAGCGCAAGGACGGGCAGTGGACGAGGGCGAAGGGGCACGACACGTTCTGCCCGCTCGGACCGTGGATCGAAACCCAGCTCGACCCCTCCGATGTCGACATCACCACCGAGGTGGACGGAGAAGTGAAGCAGCGCAGCAATACCTCGCTTCTGCTGCACGACATTCCGAAAATCATCGAATGGGTGTCGGAGGTCATGACTCTGCTTCCGGGTGACGTCATCCTCACCGGCACCCCGGAAGGAGTCGGTCCGATCGTCGACGGCCAGAGTGTGAGCGTGACTCTCGGCGGCATCGGCACCCTCACCAACCCGGTAGTTGCCAAACGTTGA
- a CDS encoding HU family DNA-binding protein: MNKAELIDVLTEKLGSDRRTATDAVEHVVDTIVRAVYRGDSVTITGFGVFEQRRRAARVARNPRTGETVKVKPTSVPAFRPGAQFKAVIAGGQKLPASGPAVKRGAAAPATKAAAKKAAAKKAAAKKAAAKKAAAKKAPAKTAAKKTAAKKAPAKTAAKKTAAKKAPTKTAAKKTAAKKAPTKTAAKKTAAKKAPTKTAAKKTAAKKAPTKTAAKKTAAKKASKRAR; this comes from the coding sequence ATGAATAAGGCAGAGCTCATCGATGTTCTGACCGAGAAACTGGGGTCGGACAGGCGCACGGCAACAGATGCTGTCGAACATGTCGTGGACACCATCGTGAGGGCGGTGTATCGCGGCGACAGCGTGACCATTACCGGTTTCGGTGTCTTCGAGCAGCGTCGTCGCGCGGCACGCGTCGCACGTAATCCACGTACAGGCGAGACCGTGAAGGTCAAGCCGACGTCAGTGCCCGCGTTCCGTCCAGGTGCGCAATTCAAGGCGGTTATCGCTGGTGGCCAGAAGCTTCCGGCCAGCGGTCCTGCAGTAAAGCGGGGCGCGGCGGCGCCGGCCACGAAGGCAGCGGCCAAGAAGGCGGCGGCCAAGAAGGCGGCGGCCAAGAAGGCGGCGGCGAAGAAGGCCGCGGCGAAGAAGGCGCCAGCGAAGACCGCTGCAAAGAAGACCGCAGCAAAGAAGGCGCCAGCGAAGACCGCTGCAAAGAAGACCGCAGCAAAGAAGGCGCCGACCAAGACCGCTGCAAAGAAGACCGCAGCAAAGAAGGCGCCGACCAAGACCGCTGCAAAGAAGACCGCAGCAAAGAAGGCGCCGACCAAGACCGCTGCAAAGAAGACCGCAGCAAAGAAGGCGCCGACCAAGACCGCTGCAAAGAAGACCGCAGCAAAGAAGGCGTCGAAGCGCGCTAGGTAA
- a CDS encoding PPOX class F420-dependent oxidoreductase, which translates to MGTNQRAQITMTDSEITEFVNRSRIATLATVGADGRPHLVAMWYGVVDGEILFETKTKSQKAVNLRRDDRVTVMIEDGDTYDTLRGISIDGSAEVVEDPDAMFAAGVSVWERYTGPYSDDLRPAIEQLLHNRVVVRVVPQRIRSWDHTKLGLPPMPVGGSTAEFSAPADGRA; encoded by the coding sequence ATGGGAACCAACCAACGGGCGCAGATCACGATGACGGATTCGGAGATCACCGAATTCGTGAACCGAAGTCGGATTGCCACCCTGGCAACGGTGGGCGCTGATGGCAGACCTCACCTGGTCGCCATGTGGTACGGCGTAGTCGACGGCGAGATCTTGTTCGAGACCAAGACCAAATCGCAGAAGGCTGTCAATTTGCGTCGCGACGACCGGGTCACCGTCATGATCGAGGACGGTGACACCTACGACACCCTGCGTGGAATCTCGATCGACGGCAGCGCGGAGGTCGTCGAGGACCCGGACGCGATGTTCGCCGCCGGAGTAAGCGTCTGGGAGCGCTATACCGGTCCGTACTCCGACGATCTCCGCCCTGCGATCGAACAGTTGCTTCACAACCGGGTGGTAGTACGGGTCGTTCCGCAGCGCATCAGGAGTTGGGATCACACGAAACTGGGCCTGCCCCCCATGCCCGTGGGCGGAAGCACGGCGGAGTTCTCGGCGCCGGCCGACGGGCGGGCCTGA
- the leuC gene encoding 3-isopropylmalate dehydratase large subunit, with the protein METMAEKARTLAEKVWDDHVVVRGEGNDPDLIYIDLHLVHEVTSPQAFDGLRLAGRQLRRPDLTIATEDHNVPTVDTDQPIADPVSKAQVDTLRRNCEEFGVRLHPMGNIDQGIVHVVGPQLGLTQPGMTVVCGDSHTSTHGAFGALAMGIGTSEVEHVMATQTLSLRPFKTMAVTVDGELPEGVTSKDLILAVIAEIGTGGGQGHVIEYRGEAIRKMSMEARMTICNMSIEAGARAGMIAPDEITYQFIEGRPHAPKGSDWDDAVAAWERLKTDEGASFDKEVHIDAGALTPFVTWGTNPGQGLPLGGSVPNPADILDESERSSAEKALAYMGLEAGTPLREVAIDTVFVGSCTNGRIEDLRAVADVLRGRHIADGVRMLIVPGSMRVRAQAESEGLGEIFTAAGAEWRQAGCSMCLGMNPDQLAPGERSASTSNRNFEGRQGKGGRTHLVSPPVAAATAVRGKLAAPADLA; encoded by the coding sequence TTGGAGACAATGGCGGAGAAAGCACGCACCTTGGCAGAGAAGGTGTGGGACGACCACGTGGTGGTCCGAGGTGAGGGCAACGATCCCGACCTCATCTACATCGATTTGCATCTCGTCCACGAAGTGACGAGCCCACAGGCATTCGACGGACTTCGGTTGGCGGGACGGCAGTTGCGCCGTCCGGATCTGACGATCGCCACCGAGGACCACAACGTCCCCACTGTCGACACCGACCAGCCGATCGCAGACCCGGTTTCCAAGGCCCAGGTGGACACACTGCGGCGCAACTGCGAGGAATTCGGTGTCCGGTTGCACCCGATGGGGAATATCGATCAGGGCATCGTTCACGTGGTGGGTCCGCAGCTGGGACTGACTCAGCCGGGCATGACAGTGGTATGCGGCGACAGCCACACCTCCACCCACGGTGCTTTCGGAGCGCTCGCAATGGGTATCGGCACCAGCGAGGTCGAGCACGTCATGGCAACGCAGACGCTCTCGTTGCGTCCGTTCAAAACGATGGCGGTCACCGTCGACGGTGAACTGCCCGAAGGCGTAACGAGCAAAGATCTCATTTTGGCGGTGATCGCGGAGATCGGCACGGGAGGCGGTCAGGGGCACGTAATCGAATACCGCGGCGAGGCGATCCGCAAGATGTCGATGGAAGCGCGGATGACCATCTGCAACATGTCCATCGAGGCGGGCGCCCGCGCCGGCATGATCGCTCCCGACGAGATCACCTATCAATTCATCGAAGGACGTCCCCACGCGCCGAAGGGATCGGACTGGGACGACGCGGTAGCGGCGTGGGAGCGGCTGAAGACCGATGAAGGTGCGTCGTTCGACAAGGAGGTCCACATAGACGCCGGTGCGTTGACGCCATTCGTCACGTGGGGCACGAATCCGGGACAGGGGCTGCCGCTCGGCGGTTCGGTGCCGAACCCGGCCGATATCCTCGACGAGAGCGAACGCAGCAGCGCCGAGAAGGCACTGGCTTACATGGGCCTCGAAGCCGGAACTCCGTTGCGTGAGGTCGCTATCGACACGGTTTTCGTGGGTTCGTGCACCAACGGCCGGATAGAGGATCTGCGGGCGGTAGCCGACGTGTTGCGCGGCCGTCACATCGCCGACGGGGTACGGATGTTGATCGTCCCGGGTTCCATGCGTGTTCGCGCGCAGGCCGAAAGCGAGGGTCTGGGAGAGATCTTCACCGCCGCCGGGGCCGAATGGCGGCAGGCGGGATGCTCGATGTGCCTGGGTATGAACCCGGACCAGCTTGCACCTGGCGAACGTTCGGCCTCCACCTCCAACCGGAATTTCGAAGGCCGTCAAGGTAAGGGTGGCAGGACTCACCTTGTTTCTCCGCCAGTTGCCGCCGCGACGGCAGTGCGCGGAAAACTGGCAGCACCGGCAGATCTGGCCTAG
- the leuD gene encoding 3-isopropylmalate dehydratase small subunit, which produces MESFSTHKGIGVPLRRSNVDTDQIIPAVYLKRVTRTGFEDGLFAAWRGDPTFILNVSPYDKGSVLVAGPDFGTGSSREHAVWALSDFGFRVVIASRFADIFRGNAGKAGLLAAQVDQSEVELLWKLLDEQPGLELVVDLENKTVTAGTTVVPFNIDDYTRWRLLEGLDDIGLTLRQVEAISEFEKSRPSWKPATLPEPSPGA; this is translated from the coding sequence ATGGAATCCTTTAGCACACACAAAGGTATCGGCGTTCCGCTACGGCGATCCAATGTCGACACGGACCAGATCATTCCGGCGGTCTATCTGAAACGAGTGACCCGCACGGGTTTCGAGGACGGGCTTTTCGCTGCGTGGCGGGGCGATCCGACGTTCATTCTCAACGTTTCCCCCTACGACAAGGGCAGTGTCCTGGTCGCGGGGCCGGACTTCGGCACGGGAAGCTCCCGGGAGCACGCCGTATGGGCGCTATCGGACTTCGGTTTTCGGGTCGTGATCGCGTCGCGCTTCGCAGATATCTTTCGGGGCAACGCGGGCAAGGCCGGTCTGCTGGCTGCTCAGGTGGATCAATCCGAAGTCGAACTGCTCTGGAAACTGTTGGACGAGCAACCGGGTCTCGAATTGGTTGTGGACCTCGAGAACAAGACGGTGACCGCCGGAACCACCGTGGTGCCCTTCAACATTGACGACTACACACGGTGGCGTCTCCTCGAGGGTCTCGACGACATCGGATTGACATTACGGCAGGTAGAGGCGATTTCTGAGTTCGAAAAGTCAAGGCCTTCTTGGAAACCTGCGACTCTTCCGGAGCCGTCTCCGGGGGCGTGA